One window from the genome of Cyclobacterium amurskyense encodes:
- a CDS encoding 2-hydroxyacid dehydrogenase, translating into MKIAVFSTKSYDQEYFENYNSEKKYDFTFFETSLTSSTANLTLGFDVICAFVNDKIDQDTIEILAKNGVKLIAMRCAGFNNVDIQSAKTHGIKVVRVPAYSPEAVAEHSVALILTLNRKTHKAYNRVREGNFSLKNLIGFNLHGKTVGVVGTGQIGAAFCRIMKGFGCNLFAYDLTESQELVEMGVQYLPIDEVFMQSDIISLHCPLTPGTKHIVNSSSLAQMKDGVMIINTSRGALINTADAIDGLAQKKIGYMGIDVYEQEEKLFFEDLSESIIQDDYILRLNSFPNVLITSHQAYFTKEAMDQITLITLDNIQAFENKQQLINEVV; encoded by the coding sequence ATGAAAATAGCCGTATTTAGCACGAAATCATACGATCAGGAATATTTTGAAAATTATAACAGTGAAAAAAAATATGACTTTACCTTTTTTGAGACATCCTTAACGAGTTCTACAGCCAACTTAACGCTTGGATTTGATGTCATATGTGCTTTTGTCAATGATAAAATAGATCAGGATACCATAGAGATTTTGGCAAAAAATGGGGTGAAATTGATCGCCATGCGCTGTGCGGGTTTCAATAATGTGGATATACAATCAGCTAAAACTCATGGAATCAAAGTAGTACGTGTTCCAGCTTATTCACCGGAAGCAGTTGCTGAACATTCTGTAGCATTGATTCTTACCTTAAATAGAAAAACCCATAAGGCCTATAATAGGGTGCGAGAAGGAAATTTTTCCTTAAAAAACCTTATTGGATTCAACCTACATGGAAAAACAGTGGGCGTAGTTGGGACCGGTCAGATTGGAGCAGCCTTCTGCAGGATAATGAAAGGTTTTGGTTGTAACTTGTTTGCCTATGACCTTACAGAATCCCAAGAGTTGGTGGAAATGGGAGTTCAATACTTGCCAATTGATGAAGTTTTCATGCAATCTGATATAATTTCCTTGCACTGTCCATTAACTCCCGGTACCAAACACATAGTCAATAGCAGTTCACTGGCCCAAATGAAAGATGGTGTAATGATCATCAATACAAGTAGGGGCGCCCTAATAAATACAGCGGATGCCATTGATGGCTTGGCACAGAAAAAGATAGGGTATATGGGGATAGATGTTTACGAACAGGAGGAAAAACTGTTTTTTGAAGATCTGTCAGAAAGCATTATTCAGGATGATTACATATTGAGGTTGAATAGTTTTCCTAATGTGTTAATTACTTCTCATCAAGCCTATTTTACAAAGGAGGCCATGGACCAAATAACCCTTATAACACTAGATAATATTCAAGCTTTTGAAAATAAGCAGCAATTGATAAATGAGGTTGTCTGA
- a CDS encoding S1/P1 nuclease, producing MRKSFLTAFIFGLVVLNTYGWGLTGHRVVGEIASFHLSKKTAKSIQDILGPESLAMVANWMDEIKSDPSYNKLNSWHYLTVKTGQGYDPSIQEKSGDAFGKTKMIIAALKNGELDLEEKKAYLKMLVHLVGDLHQPLHVGTGKDRGGNDEKVTYFNENTNLHTVWDSKIIDGKNLSYTELAQHLNRRINKNLINQYQNAPMDRWLKEAVDLRPIIYDLPDNSRLFYSYGYKTYPIIEERLMAGGIRLAGILNEIFS from the coding sequence ATGAGAAAATCATTTTTGACTGCCTTTATATTTGGGCTAGTTGTCCTCAATACTTATGGTTGGGGACTAACTGGACATCGGGTGGTAGGGGAAATCGCCTCATTTCACTTGTCAAAGAAGACTGCAAAAAGTATTCAAGATATATTGGGACCTGAATCTCTTGCTATGGTAGCCAATTGGATGGATGAAATAAAGTCTGATCCTTCCTACAATAAGCTAAACTCTTGGCATTATTTGACTGTAAAAACAGGCCAAGGCTATGATCCTTCCATTCAGGAAAAGTCTGGAGATGCTTTTGGTAAGACTAAAATGATTATTGCAGCGCTTAAAAATGGAGAACTAGACCTGGAAGAAAAAAAAGCTTATTTAAAAATGCTCGTTCATCTTGTAGGTGACCTGCATCAGCCCCTACATGTTGGGACAGGAAAAGACAGGGGTGGAAATGATGAAAAAGTTACTTATTTCAATGAAAACACCAATTTGCATACTGTCTGGGATTCAAAGATCATAGACGGGAAAAACCTTAGCTACACCGAACTGGCTCAACATCTAAATAGACGAATCAATAAAAACCTTATTAATCAATACCAAAATGCTCCTATGGACAGGTGGTTAAAGGAAGCAGTAGATTTACGACCAATAATTTATGACTTACCTGATAATAGCCGTTTGTTTTATTCTTATGGATATAAAACTTATCCTATCATAGAAGAAAGGTTAATGGCTGGAGGTATTAGATTAGCAGGCATATTGAATGAGATATTTAGCTAA
- a CDS encoding ComF family protein yields the protein MRFKYWRDFLSLVLPETCCLCKRSLFPFEDQLCKICVSQLPVTNYHLIPEENDLKIKLLGLAPVNKVMAYLRFSKKGYSQKLLHQIKYKNKAELARVLGLNYGFLLKKNGYKDVWDYIVPVPLHERKLQIRGYNQSEQFAIGLADALETECKNLLLRKLPTETQTNKSRIERWENVSEVFETKNKDEIKDNSLLLVDDVMTTGATLASCAISLNSCKPRSIDMAVLAAGSYY from the coding sequence ATGCGTTTCAAATATTGGAGAGATTTTTTATCATTGGTTTTGCCAGAAACTTGTTGTTTGTGTAAACGAAGCCTATTTCCATTTGAAGATCAATTGTGTAAAATATGTGTTTCTCAGCTTCCAGTGACCAATTATCACCTGATTCCTGAGGAAAATGACCTAAAAATAAAATTACTTGGTCTTGCTCCTGTTAATAAGGTAATGGCTTATCTCCGCTTCTCTAAAAAGGGTTACAGCCAAAAGCTTTTGCATCAAATTAAATACAAAAACAAAGCAGAGCTTGCTAGGGTTTTGGGTCTAAATTATGGCTTTTTGTTAAAAAAGAACGGTTATAAGGATGTTTGGGACTATATAGTGCCTGTTCCTTTGCATGAGCGCAAGCTACAAATTAGAGGGTATAATCAGAGTGAACAATTTGCTATTGGCCTTGCTGATGCACTTGAGACAGAATGCAAGAACCTATTATTAAGAAAACTACCCACTGAAACACAAACCAACAAGTCAAGGATTGAACGATGGGAAAATGTTTCAGAGGTATTTGAAACCAAGAATAAGGATGAAATCAAGGATAATAGCTTGCTTCTTGTAGATGATGTCATGACAACAGGAGCTACCTTGGCCTCTTGTGCGATTTCACTTAACTCTTGCAAGCCTAGAAGTATAGATATGGCTGTTTTGGCAGCAGGAAGCTATTATTAG
- a CDS encoding M20 metallopeptidase family protein, with the protein MLKDKIHQLSDKYKSEVIAVRRHLHANPELSFQETNTVAYVEEKLREFGITNIESKADTGLVVIIEGKNPSKKVIALRGDMDALPIVEANDVPYKSTNPGVMHACGHDVHTSSLLGTARILNELKDEFEGTIKLLFQPGEEKIPGGASMMIRDGALQNPTPKAIIGQHVMPFIPVGKVGFRKGMYMASADELYLKVKGKGGHGAMPETIVDPILISAHILVALQQVVSRKADPKTPSVLSFGRVIAEGATNVIPNEVNIEGTFRTLNEVWRKEAHGHMLKIAKGIAEGMGGEVEFEIRKGYPFLKNEPELTQRAIDAAETYLGKENVLDLDIWMAAEDFSYYTQEIDGCFYRLGTRNEAKGIVSSVHTPTFDIDEDALGISTGLMAFLAIEELKHQ; encoded by the coding sequence ATGTTGAAAGATAAAATTCACCAACTATCCGATAAATACAAATCGGAAGTTATTGCCGTAAGAAGACATTTACATGCCAATCCTGAGTTGTCCTTCCAAGAAACAAATACTGTTGCTTATGTGGAAGAAAAATTACGTGAGTTTGGTATAACTAACATTGAATCTAAAGCAGATACAGGCCTTGTTGTTATCATTGAAGGTAAAAACCCTAGTAAAAAAGTTATTGCATTGAGAGGTGATATGGATGCACTTCCCATTGTAGAAGCCAATGACGTTCCTTACAAATCCACCAATCCTGGCGTAATGCATGCATGTGGACATGATGTTCATACTTCATCACTCTTAGGTACTGCAAGGATTCTTAACGAGTTGAAGGATGAGTTTGAAGGTACTATCAAACTGCTTTTTCAACCTGGGGAAGAAAAAATACCAGGAGGAGCATCTATGATGATCAGAGATGGGGCACTTCAAAACCCTACTCCAAAAGCAATAATAGGTCAACATGTTATGCCTTTCATTCCAGTAGGTAAAGTAGGTTTCAGAAAAGGCATGTACATGGCAAGTGCCGATGAATTGTACCTTAAGGTAAAAGGCAAAGGTGGTCATGGTGCAATGCCAGAAACCATTGTAGATCCAATCTTAATCAGTGCTCATATCCTGGTTGCTTTGCAGCAGGTAGTAAGTAGAAAAGCAGACCCTAAAACACCTTCTGTTCTTTCATTTGGGAGAGTTATAGCTGAAGGAGCTACCAATGTTATACCTAATGAGGTTAATATTGAAGGTACTTTCAGAACTTTAAATGAGGTTTGGCGAAAAGAAGCTCATGGGCACATGCTTAAAATTGCTAAGGGTATTGCCGAAGGAATGGGTGGAGAAGTGGAATTCGAAATTCGTAAAGGATACCCTTTCCTAAAAAACGAGCCAGAACTTACTCAAAGAGCCATTGATGCGGCAGAAACCTATCTAGGCAAAGAAAACGTATTAGACCTTGATATATGGATGGCTGCTGAAGACTTCTCTTATTATACTCAGGAAATAGACGGTTGTTTCTACAGATTAGGCACAAGAAACGAAGCCAAAGGTATCGTTTCAAGCGTACATACTCCAACATTTGACATAGATGAGGATGCTTTGGGTATTAGTACAGGATTGATGGCCTTTTTAGCTATAGAAGAACTAAAACACCAATAA
- a CDS encoding DUF4349 domain-containing protein, whose protein sequence is MKQLFLIIAILSLHGCNRPEGEMIMEVADKETFEELLSIPISEQPPPPPSITSGTEQISKKTIKTGGINFQSQDIVEDYQTIRELLPRYDAYIEHENQSRTKERISYQLTIRVPSTVYDSLFVTFSTIGHRLGNKYSSIKDVTENYYDLSTRIKNDKLLEKRYLKILESATEIKDILEIENKLNQIRTDIENLQGQFNYLGKQVSLSTISLSFYEELPYVYDASQRGGFLAKIFSAINNGWQGFLNFVIGLIAFWPFLILLIVLGYFIKKFRSQKN, encoded by the coding sequence ATGAAACAGTTATTTTTAATAATAGCAATTTTATCGCTTCATGGATGTAATAGGCCAGAAGGAGAAATGATAATGGAGGTGGCCGACAAAGAGACCTTTGAGGAATTATTGTCTATACCTATAAGCGAACAACCTCCCCCGCCGCCATCAATAACTTCAGGAACGGAGCAGATAAGTAAAAAAACTATTAAGACTGGAGGAATTAATTTTCAATCGCAGGACATAGTGGAAGATTATCAAACAATTCGAGAACTCCTCCCTCGTTATGATGCCTATATTGAGCATGAAAATCAATCAAGAACCAAAGAAAGAATAAGTTACCAGTTGACTATTAGGGTTCCATCTACTGTGTATGATAGTTTATTTGTTACTTTTTCCACCATTGGGCATCGCCTTGGAAACAAGTATTCATCAATAAAAGATGTAACAGAAAATTATTATGACTTAAGTACTAGAATAAAAAACGACAAACTACTAGAAAAACGCTACCTGAAAATTCTAGAAAGTGCTACTGAGATAAAGGATATTCTAGAAATCGAAAATAAACTTAACCAGATTCGGACTGATATAGAAAATCTTCAGGGACAATTTAATTATTTAGGTAAACAGGTATCCCTTAGCACAATAAGTTTATCATTCTATGAAGAACTTCCATATGTATATGATGCATCTCAAAGAGGAGGGTTCTTAGCAAAAATCTTTAGTGCTATAAACAATGGCTGGCAAGGTTTCCTAAATTTTGTAATTGGTTTGATAGCATTTTGGCCTTTTCTGATATTGCTTATTGTCCTTGGTTATTTTATTAAAAAATTTAGAAGTCAGAAAAATTAA
- the dapF gene encoding diaminopimelate epimerase: protein MDINFYKYQGTGNDFIMIDGRSFSLGPDPIPYIQQLCHRKFGIGADGLILIQTHEDYDFEMCYYNADGSQSMCGNGARCAVAFASFLGIIEHETSFLAIDGAHTATISGNSVALRMGDVKEIKTVDQDFFANTGSPHHMRFVNKVEEYDVVSTGRQIRNDSEKYPEGTNVNFISTLSPDTIMVRTYERGVEDETLSCGTGVTACALVYGEQKQKNNINIQTPGGNLQVSFEKSEDGSFQEIVLTGPADQVFTGTISVN, encoded by the coding sequence ATGGATATCAACTTCTATAAATACCAGGGAACAGGCAATGATTTCATCATGATTGATGGAAGGTCGTTTTCTCTGGGTCCAGATCCGATACCTTATATTCAACAACTATGTCACAGAAAGTTTGGAATCGGTGCAGATGGGCTAATTCTGATTCAGACACATGAAGATTATGATTTCGAAATGTGTTATTACAATGCAGATGGATCACAAAGTATGTGTGGAAATGGCGCAAGGTGTGCAGTAGCATTTGCTTCATTTTTAGGCATTATTGAGCACGAAACCTCATTTTTAGCCATTGACGGAGCTCATACCGCTACTATTTCCGGTAATAGTGTAGCTTTGAGGATGGGTGATGTTAAAGAAATTAAGACTGTTGACCAGGATTTCTTTGCCAATACTGGTTCACCTCACCACATGCGTTTTGTAAATAAGGTGGAAGAATATGACGTAGTAAGCACAGGAAGACAAATCAGAAATGACAGTGAAAAATATCCTGAAGGCACCAATGTCAATTTTATTTCTACTCTTTCCCCTGACACGATCATGGTTAGAACCTATGAAAGGGGAGTAGAAGATGAAACGCTCTCATGCGGCACTGGTGTTACAGCCTGTGCTTTGGTATATGGAGAACAAAAACAAAAAAACAATATAAATATTCAAACACCAGGAGGCAACCTTCAGGTAAGTTTTGAAAAAAGTGAAGATGGTAGTTTTCAAGAAATTGTATTGACTGGGCCTGCTGATCAGGTTTTCACAGGTACTATTTCTGTCAATTAA
- the ybeY gene encoding rRNA maturation RNase YbeY, with the protein MAINFFEEEIKSSLTERRQVKAWIKQIATNKGFKVNTLNYIFCTDDYLLDINVNYLNHDTFTDIVTFDQSEKDTEIEGDIYISVERVKENAKNLNTSYKEELLRVLAHGLLHLCGYKDKTENEKKEMRNEENISLSLYPPTVPRGTVN; encoded by the coding sequence ATGGCTATTAATTTCTTTGAAGAAGAAATAAAATCATCTTTAACAGAAAGAAGACAAGTTAAAGCATGGATCAAACAAATCGCAACAAACAAAGGATTTAAGGTTAACACCCTAAATTACATTTTTTGTACGGACGATTACTTATTAGATATAAATGTAAATTATCTAAACCACGATACATTTACAGATATTGTAACTTTTGATCAATCTGAGAAGGATACTGAAATTGAAGGTGATATTTATATAAGCGTAGAAAGAGTTAAAGAAAACGCCAAAAACCTTAATACAAGTTACAAAGAGGAACTCCTAAGGGTCTTGGCCCACGGATTACTTCATCTTTGTGGGTACAAAGACAAAACAGAAAATGAGAAAAAGGAAATGAGAAACGAAGAAAACATCTCGCTCTCATTGTACCCACCAACTGTTCCACGTGGAACAGTAAATTAA
- a CDS encoding ATP-binding protein, which produces MKSIKISIPSLIENITIVESFIDNAREKFNINDDIYGNIMISVTECVNNAIVHGNKIDKKRVVKLELIFLDNQIKFIIEDEGDGFDHQKLNDPTALENLEKSGGRGVFIMKHLSDEVEFENEGKKITLTFYMN; this is translated from the coding sequence ATGAAATCAATAAAAATTTCCATTCCATCTTTGATTGAAAATATTACTATCGTTGAAAGTTTTATTGATAATGCCCGTGAAAAGTTCAATATTAACGATGACATCTACGGCAATATCATGATTTCTGTTACCGAATGTGTGAACAATGCAATCGTACATGGTAATAAAATAGACAAAAAAAGAGTTGTCAAACTAGAACTCATATTTCTAGACAATCAGATAAAATTTATCATTGAAGATGAAGGTGATGGTTTTGACCATCAAAAGCTTAACGACCCAACAGCATTAGAAAATCTGGAGAAATCCGGAGGAAGGGGAGTGTTCATAATGAAACATCTCAGCGACGAGGTAGAATTTGAGAATGAAGGAAAAAAGATAACCCTCACTTTTTATATGAACTAA
- a CDS encoding exodeoxyribonuclease III, producing MKIISYNVNGIRAALKKGFAEWLETENPDVIGLQEVKALENQVDIAIFKDLGYHVYWYPAVKKGYSGVAILSKLKPDNLTYGIDVSKYDDEGRTIRADYADFSFLCAYFPSGTTGGLRQEFKYAFLDDIYGYTQDLIKEKPNLILSGDYNICHKPIDIHNPVANKNTSGFLPEEREWMDKFTSNGFDDSFRLLNPNPDQYSWWSYRANARANNKGWRIDYHMTTPSMSAKVKKVDILQEVSHSDHCPIVVEV from the coding sequence ATGAAAATAATATCCTATAATGTAAATGGAATTAGGGCAGCATTAAAAAAAGGCTTTGCTGAATGGCTTGAAACAGAAAATCCGGATGTTATTGGATTGCAAGAAGTAAAGGCATTAGAAAATCAAGTGGATATTGCCATTTTTAAGGACCTTGGATACCATGTGTATTGGTATCCTGCTGTTAAGAAAGGATACAGTGGTGTAGCCATTTTAAGCAAGCTAAAACCAGACAACTTAACCTATGGTATAGATGTAAGTAAATACGATGATGAAGGCAGGACAATTAGAGCTGATTATGCTGATTTCTCCTTTCTCTGCGCCTATTTCCCTTCTGGAACTACTGGAGGCTTAAGACAGGAGTTTAAATATGCTTTCTTAGATGATATATACGGTTACACTCAGGATTTAATCAAGGAAAAGCCCAATCTTATATTAAGTGGGGATTATAATATCTGTCATAAACCAATAGACATACATAATCCGGTAGCCAATAAAAACACTTCTGGCTTTCTTCCAGAAGAAAGGGAATGGATGGACAAGTTTACTTCCAACGGTTTCGATGATAGCTTTAGGCTATTGAATCCAAATCCGGACCAATACAGCTGGTGGAGCTATCGTGCCAATGCAAGGGCCAATAACAAGGGCTGGAGAATAGACTACCACATGACCACTCCTTCTATGAGTGCTAAAGTAAAAAAGGTAGATATATTGCAGGAAGTGTCCCATTCGGACCATTGTCCAATAGTAGTTGAAGTTTAG
- the secA gene encoding preprotein translocase subunit SecA has translation MLESIAKGLAKVFGTKSDRDIKTLSPVVALVNTAFAQLANISDDELRNETSKIKALIDEDLKSFDDRISEIRVEIDKLNPEEVQAKDALFNKIDAVEKERDEALEVSLEKVLPRAFAVVKETARRLKENGKLTVTATLQDQTMAASKSYVELDGDQATWKNKWTAAGVEVTWEMIHYNVQLLGGVALHRGNIAEMATGEGKTLVSTLPAYLNALAGRGVHIVTVNDYLAKRDSEWNAPIFEFHGLKVDCIDKYPPNSEARRTAYQADIVYGTNNEFGFDYLRDNMARDSKDLVQGKHHFAMIDEVDSVLIDDARTPLIISGPVPRGGEHEFYEMKPRVSTLVDEQRKLVQNYLSDAKRLIKGGNEKEGGLALFRAFRGLPKYKPLIKYLSEPGIRVILQKTENHYLQDNKRNMPEADEPLLFTIDEKSNSVDLTDNGIETITRKNEDNSFFILPDIGMEIAELEKDETIEDHEKLVRKEEIIKDYGIKSQRIHTVNQLLKSYCMFEKDTEYILVDGKVKIVDEQTGRVMEGRRYSDGLHQAIEAKENVKVEDATQTYATITLQNYFRMYHKLSGMTGTAETEAGEFWEIYKLDVIVIPTNKPIQRKDHQDKVYKTVREKFNAVVDEINELTDANRPVLVGTTSVEISELLSRMLTIRKIKHQVLNAKQHAREADVVAEAGKAKTVTIATNMAGRGTDIKLTAESKGAGGLAIIGTERHESRRVDRQLRGRSGRQGDPGSTQFFVSLEDNLMRLFGSERIAKLMDRMGLEEGEVIQHSMITKSIERAQRKVEENNFGVRKRLLEYDDVMNSQREVVYRRRKNALIGDRLELDILNIMYDVCEDLIEMGKTSDDLENLRMNIFSSLGIDHQFTEAELKDKDTTSLTKILFDKAYKSYTRKNEGIIQRAMPILKDVQKNRGATVKEIMVPISDGIKQIGVVINLESTLNNEGRDLIRAIEKTVTLAIIDQNWKEHLRDMDDLKQSVQNAVYEQKDPLLIYKFEAFEMFKRFLGKLNDDIVSFISKSDLPKQDPEQVKAAQNQQGAEPKVTASKEEVGNTLGNQSGQRAAIANSRPAANREPVKPRKSDKVYGRNDRVTVKYANGNLKKDVKYKSVEQDIADAKCVIIED, from the coding sequence ATGTTAGAATCAATAGCAAAAGGGTTAGCGAAAGTCTTCGGTACAAAATCTGACCGAGACATTAAGACCTTAAGCCCTGTCGTAGCACTAGTTAATACCGCCTTTGCGCAATTGGCCAATATTTCTGATGACGAATTAAGAAATGAGACATCCAAGATAAAGGCATTGATCGATGAGGACTTAAAGTCATTTGATGACCGAATTTCTGAAATACGAGTTGAAATTGATAAGCTAAATCCAGAGGAGGTACAAGCCAAGGATGCATTGTTTAATAAAATTGATGCAGTAGAAAAAGAAAGGGATGAAGCTTTAGAAGTAAGCTTAGAAAAAGTTCTACCAAGGGCTTTTGCAGTAGTGAAAGAAACAGCTCGCCGATTAAAAGAAAACGGTAAGTTAACAGTTACTGCCACTCTCCAAGATCAAACCATGGCAGCCTCAAAATCCTATGTGGAACTTGACGGTGATCAAGCCACTTGGAAAAACAAATGGACTGCAGCAGGAGTGGAAGTCACCTGGGAAATGATCCATTACAATGTACAATTACTTGGTGGTGTTGCCTTACATAGAGGAAATATTGCCGAGATGGCCACTGGTGAAGGTAAAACTTTGGTTTCAACCCTACCGGCTTACCTCAATGCCCTTGCGGGAAGAGGGGTTCATATTGTTACTGTAAATGATTACCTGGCAAAACGAGATTCAGAATGGAATGCTCCAATATTCGAATTTCATGGTTTGAAAGTGGACTGTATAGATAAATATCCACCTAACTCTGAAGCCAGGAGGACTGCATACCAAGCAGATATCGTATATGGAACCAATAATGAGTTTGGTTTTGATTACCTAAGAGACAACATGGCCAGAGATTCCAAAGATCTGGTTCAAGGCAAACATCATTTTGCAATGATAGATGAGGTCGATTCTGTCCTTATTGATGATGCAAGAACGCCTTTGATTATTTCCGGTCCGGTTCCTAGAGGGGGTGAGCATGAATTCTACGAAATGAAACCAAGGGTATCTACCTTGGTGGATGAACAAAGAAAGCTTGTTCAAAACTACCTTTCAGATGCAAAAAGGCTGATTAAAGGAGGAAATGAAAAAGAAGGTGGCCTGGCATTGTTCCGCGCATTCAGAGGACTACCAAAATACAAGCCATTGATTAAGTATTTGTCTGAGCCAGGAATCAGAGTAATCCTTCAAAAAACAGAAAACCACTACCTTCAGGACAACAAGCGAAATATGCCTGAAGCGGATGAACCTTTATTGTTTACCATTGATGAAAAATCAAATAGTGTAGACTTGACCGATAATGGTATTGAAACCATCACCAGAAAAAATGAAGACAATAGCTTCTTTATTTTGCCAGATATAGGAATGGAAATCGCCGAATTAGAAAAAGATGAGACGATAGAAGATCATGAAAAACTGGTCAGAAAAGAGGAGATCATCAAAGATTACGGAATAAAATCACAAAGGATACATACCGTAAATCAACTGTTGAAGTCCTATTGTATGTTCGAAAAGGACACTGAGTACATTTTGGTAGATGGAAAAGTGAAAATAGTTGATGAGCAAACTGGTAGGGTTATGGAAGGCCGAAGGTATTCTGATGGACTCCACCAGGCCATAGAAGCAAAAGAAAATGTAAAAGTAGAGGATGCAACCCAAACCTACGCCACCATTACTTTGCAAAACTATTTCAGAATGTACCACAAACTTTCCGGTATGACTGGTACTGCGGAAACAGAAGCAGGAGAGTTTTGGGAAATTTACAAACTGGATGTAATCGTAATCCCTACAAATAAACCTATTCAACGTAAAGATCATCAAGACAAAGTATACAAAACAGTTAGAGAGAAATTCAATGCTGTAGTAGATGAGATCAACGAACTCACTGATGCCAATCGACCTGTTCTAGTGGGTACAACCTCAGTAGAAATATCGGAACTACTCAGTAGAATGCTTACCATAAGGAAAATCAAGCATCAGGTACTTAATGCGAAACAACATGCTCGTGAAGCAGATGTAGTAGCCGAAGCAGGAAAAGCCAAAACAGTAACCATTGCAACAAATATGGCAGGTAGGGGTACTGATATTAAGCTTACCGCTGAATCCAAGGGTGCTGGTGGTCTTGCTATTATTGGTACTGAAAGGCATGAATCAAGACGAGTGGATAGACAGTTGCGTGGTAGATCAGGTAGACAAGGAGATCCGGGTTCAACCCAGTTTTTTGTGTCTCTTGAAGATAATCTCATGCGTTTGTTTGGCTCAGAGAGAATTGCCAAGCTAATGGATAGAATGGGACTTGAAGAAGGCGAAGTAATTCAGCATTCTATGATTACCAAGTCTATTGAAAGAGCGCAACGAAAAGTTGAAGAAAATAACTTTGGGGTAAGGAAAAGGTTGTTGGAGTATGATGATGTCATGAACAGCCAAAGGGAGGTTGTTTACAGAAGAAGAAAAAATGCCCTTATTGGAGACAGGTTGGAGCTGGATATTCTCAATATCATGTATGATGTTTGTGAAGACCTTATTGAAATGGGTAAAACCTCCGATGACCTGGAAAACCTAAGAATGAACATTTTTAGCTCTCTAGGCATTGATCATCAATTTACAGAGGCGGAATTAAAGGATAAGGACACCACTAGTTTGACAAAAATCCTTTTCGACAAGGCTTATAAGAGTTATACCCGTAAGAACGAAGGTATTATTCAAAGGGCCATGCCGATTCTAAAAGACGTACAAAAAAATAGAGGTGCAACAGTTAAGGAGATTATGGTACCCATTTCCGATGGTATCAAACAAATAGGAGTGGTGATCAATCTAGAATCTACTTTAAATAATGAAGGTAGGGACCTAATTCGAGCCATTGAAAAAACGGTAACTTTAGCCATAATAGATCAAAACTGGAAGGAGCATCTAAGAGACATGGATGACCTGAAACAATCAGTACAAAATGCTGTTTATGAACAAAAGGATCCATTATTGATCTATAAGTTCGAAGCATTTGAAATGTTTAAACGCTTCTTAGGAAAACTGAATGACGATATCGTTTCTTTTATTTCCAAATCTGACCTTCCAAAGCAGGATCCAGAGCAGGTAAAAGCGGCCCAAAACCAACAAGGTGCTGAACCTAAAGTAACGGCCTCTAAAGAAGAAGTAGGCAATACGCTAGGAAACCAAAGTGGACAGAGAGCAGCCATTGCCAACAGCAGACCAGCAGCCAACAGAGAACCCGTAAAACCACGGAAATCTGATAAGGTCTACGGCAGAAATGACCGTGTAACGGTAAAATACGCCAATGGTAATTTAAAGAAAGACGTAAAATATAAAAGTGTAGAGCAGGATATTGCTGATGCTAAGTGTGTGATAATCGAAGATTAA